ATCAAAAAAGACAGTTACTCAGGAAAGATGAAGCATCATTCACCAGGTCATAGTACAATTCTGTAACTTAATTGATTAAGCAACTAAACCCACATGAAGATTTGGTACTTTGTATCACACAATGTAAAATAGTAATTCTGAACCTCAAAATAGAATTTGTTAACCAATTTGGTGATGGATatgaatctaataaattcaattgggAAAGAATTGGAAAAAGTAAGCTAGTTATATAGTGGTAAAAACTAAGTAAATAAGCTAGTTGAGAAATTTCTGACCTTGAACATCTTTTGTAAGAATTTGCATATAACAGAAGATAAATAACTTTGTATGTGATTCTATTAGATACAGAAGGTAAgccaaagaaaagaaggaagcaCCTTAATAACATGATTAGTAGAAATGACAACTCTCAATTGTTGTTTTCTTGCATAGATCAAAGAAAATCAGCTGGAAAATTAAGTAAAGGGTTAAGTTCCTGTATTTAACATCAGCCACAATATAAAAGTTTTTTAGGATTAAAAGGCCTTACAATAAGCTTGTAGCCATATCTGAAATTTGAATGACTTAACAGATACAATACACAAAATTTTTCTCTGTCCAGAATTGCGAAGCTAGCCCCCTTATATCAAGTGGAGCAAAATATTTAAAGCACAATATATTATACAAAAATTACAtaacaaaatattttacaagaatTCCCTACGAGTACACATATTTTGAAAACGACGCAATATTAATTCATTGTCAATTGTATCAAAAACTTCTTTTTCAATAAAAGTAACCAAACAATCATTCAGTCACCGATCTCCCATTCGATTTCGAAGTCGATTTTTCACAATCTTCATAGCAGAAAATGTCCTTTCCACAGTTGCTGTAGCCACCGGTAACACAAGTGCAAGTTTAATAAGCTTATACACCAATGGATATACAATATCTCTTCTTGTTTCAACTAATTCTCTCGCAAGACTTCCTATTCCTTTCAAATTTGCAAACTCTTTACTGGAGTTCATATCCATAAAATAATTATCAAGCTGATTACCTAATGCCAGAATCTCAACTGATGAAAAATCTGCGGGATAAAACTTAGCAAATTGAAGCAACTTTTCCTTGTCAAAAGCAGAAAACAAATTTTCTGGGCTAAGACATTCCATACAAAGAAGCAATTCAGTATTTACTTCTGTAAATCGATCATTAAGCTCTTGAAGTTGCATATCCAAGACTTCATAAAATAAACTAACCTTGTAGTACTGTAAATAGGTAACAACTGGAGCTTTACGTCTTGATCTACCCTTGAGAACACGAACTTCATTCATGTCTGGAATTACAATATCATGGCAATTACAAAACATCATTACTTCATTCAATAAATCATCCCAACCATTATCTCTCATCAATTGCAATCTCTTTTTTGAGATTTTAACTTGTATCATGGCATTGACAATATCTTGATTCTTTCTCTGCAAAATCTGGGAAAGTTCATTTGTAACACCCAAAATGCTCTTCAGTAAATGCAAAGTGAAAGCAAAATCAAATGTTTCTAAAGAATCCAAAAGACCAGCAGCTTCAGCCTTTTGTTCTGAATGAGCACCATCTTCCACTACATATTCTAAAACATCAAGAACAATGGGAAAATGCACAATTAAACTCATCAATGTGCCATAATGTGAACCCCAACGAGTATCACCAGCTTTTTTAAGCCCAGATTCTTGATTTAAGCCACGACCACTGAAAATTTCTCCATTTCCAAGTGCTTTTTTAACTTCAGCCATTCGTTTCTCTCGAAAGATATCTTGTCTTTTACATGAACCTCCAACTACTTTAACTACAATAGCAACCAAATTAAATAGAGAAGCAACTTGGAGATGATTTTTTGCTACTGCAACAATAGTAAGTTGCAGTTGATGTGCAAGACAATGAACATAATATGCAAAAGgattatctttcaaaatcaaaCTTTTGAGCCCATTAAACTCTCCTCTCATATTACTTGCACCGTCATATCCTTGTCCTCTAATTCTAGCTATACTCAATCCATAATATGAAAGTAGTGACTCTATAGCTTTTTTTAGTGACAGGGAAGAAGTATCACCAACATGAACAATCCCAAAAAAACGTTCAACAACAATGCCTCTCAAATTTACATAACGTAAAGCAATAGCCATTTGTTCTTTATCTGATATATCGCGTGATTCATCAACTAATATGGCAAACACTTCATCTCCAAGTTCATTCAATATGACATTTGTAGTCTCAAGACAAGCAACATTTACAATATCTTTTTGAATTTCAGGAGAAGTTAATTGATTATTTTCCGAAGCATTTTGTAAAACTGCATTCTTTATATCTTCATTATGATCTGCAATGAATTTCAAAAGTTCAAGAAAATTACCTTGATTAAATGAACTTTCAGATTCATTATGCCCCCGAAAAGCTAACCCCTGGCGTAACAAAAATCGTATGCAATCAACTGAAGCAGTTAACCTGACTCTATAAAGATTGCGAGCTTGCTCTGTTTGCCTGGTAAGAGCAACTTCAATGTGTTGACTTTCTTTCATCAAATCTACACATTTCTGCCAAGCTTGATTATGTGCGCTATTTGAACTTCCAACATGTTTAACaaaaatctcctttttttttccaattaataAACCCAACTGAAGTAAATAAATCTCCACCTACTTGTTTTCCAAAATCTGGTCGGAATAAGTAGCAACACAAACAGAATGCAGCATCTTTACTTATGCTATATTCTAACCAATTTCCAAATTCATTAAACCAAGATGGACAAAATCTTCTTGATGCTTTACTGATTTTTCTTTGTGGAAAATTATGATTGCGAGGTTGACAAGGTCCTTTTTGCAGGTAAGCTCTTCTCACTTTTTCCCGATCATTAGGATCATAGTTTGAAATCTTTACCCGTAACCCAGGATCTGATTGAAGAtcatccaaattgatttcaaCTCGAAATATTTTTAAGGGAACATGTTGTAACTCTAGATTACTTTTTTCTCTTTGACTTGTTTCTTCATTTACCATtgactttcttttaaaaaatttatccatTCCTGTTAAtgttaagaagaaaaagaaaatggcaTATTAACAATTATttgtaaattttaatataatttacttAACTTAAATGTAACCCTACAACAAAAGAAGCTTCAATAAGAGCTTAATGGCAATTAGAAAATTGTAACAACAGCTGACACTAATCGTCCACCACTTATTTTTTCCACTTATTTATTCACCTCACGTCCTCAACTGTCTAGTAAATGCAACACCGTAAGCCTATATGATAAGGAAGTTCCTCTACAAGATTAAAATGTTAACTTCTTTTCTCAATTTGCATAATCGAGAATCTGATCAGTCGAGAAGTTCGCTTTCTTGGTCTTAAAAATATGTTATTTTACTGCACTGTGAGTTAGATAGTAAATTAGTAATGTAACTTATGTAACTCATTAACATGACTTTCATAGGAATCTGTATTTTCATAATCAACAATATCAGATCGACTTTCTCCTCTCTTTTAAAAGCCCTTTTTTCCATGCCAAAAGAATTGGTGGCAATGGCACATGAGAAATTCTATGGATACTGTTGGTTAAAAATGTTCAATTTTTGCAACAAAGCTTTTCTTCTGATATCATTTCCATTGAAGGTTGAGTGAATTGAAACACTTTAATATGCACCAAACTACCATAGTAGTCTTGCCACAATAGAGCACAAAGACGAAAATTATTTCTGCCTTGTAGTAATAAACAGCAGCAGTTCATTCTACAGATAATTGGAGTGAAGGTATAACTTTGAATCATGATATACAATTCACTCATGTTATTTAAACACACTTGGCATCTTTATTCTACAAACATAGCAAAGTGTCCAAATAGATGTAATGCTTGACTTACTGATGCTTTGATTTCCTCTATGAATTTATTGCAAACTATTTATGAACTATGTTTGGGATAATGTAAGGCCAATAATatttaatcaaccaaaaatccaaAATTACTAAATAATAAGAGAAATCAGGAAATGGattccaagtttccaacttgcaagCAGTAATAAGTGAAATTGGGGAAGATACCAGTTGTCCTCGAAGTCTTGAATCCGGCAGACAAAGCAGTGGAAATTAGAGAATGACGTCCAACACGGGGTGGACAGTGGACTCCACCACCACCGGCAAGCACAGTAGCATCGTCGAATCCAAGGAGTGGCGTCGGGGACAAGGCGGAGGGAAGCCGGCTGTCGACACCGTAAAAGAGAGCCTCGTCGAGTCGTCGATGAGGTTCTACTTGGAGAAGCTACGGAGGCGGCGGAGGGTAGAGATCACTAGAGATTAGAGAATCGGAgcggaggaagaaaaggagggcgAAGAAAATCTCAGAGTTGCCGTCGATAAAGATGGATAGCAGGATAGGGATTAGGGGGTCGTCTCGTCTCAGGGAGCACAGTCGGTCGCGGCGCACAGGCACGCAGGGAGAGGGCAGCGAGGGTTGCAACTTGCGTGCcctagttttatttttcttttttgctgGGGCAAAATTGTAATTCTATAATATCTATGGACATTTACAAAATATTGAGGTGGGGCAGTTGCCCCACCAATCATCAACGTGGCTCCGCCCTTGGAGGGAGCTGTTTTGTTGGAGCCACCTCGAAAGAGGTTTATTGTAGATTCTCACACTAAGTTTGAAGGGTAGTGTCTAAATTCATTTATTGATCGTCATGTTATACCAATTAAAATAGGGTTACTAGTAGGATCTAACCACCTAGAAGGATTAAGAAGTGATATAGTGTCTCTGGGGTTATAATACCACAATCAGATATTCAGATTATTATTCAAATATCTATAGTTTGAATTACAGTTACgatgtatttataaaaaaaatttctccaaatgGAGAACATAATCAAAAGATGTTAGGCTTTTGGATTGATCGTTACGTGTGCTTCCCAATTTATCTTGatgattaataaaaattttcatggAATCGAATTGATCATCTCAAgaataatcaataaaattaattgagattatcatttttttttttttttttcagaagagCTATGATAGTCAATACACATTGGCAACCCTATGGTGCACACGTGCGGCGTGCATTTGGGATGGGCAGGATAATATCAGTCTGAAAGAGGGCTGTGCCCTAGAGATGAATGTTTGTtttgtgaaaaaatattttttaaatagattttaaattatatttatagtaTATAATGCTAAATGTATTTATATGAAACTGATTACTTACATCAGAGTAGTATTTTATTCTCCGTATAAATGTTTTTACACTATGCAATGCATCCATTTCTCAATATTAATTAGATGCTTAATggagtaagatttttttttagagCAATTAGTATAAGTAATTTCCTAATTATTAGGACTAAATTGTCACTTTATCCATTCTACTAGAAACTATTTAATGTTTAGAAACAATTTTTTTGTTTATTCAAAAACTGAAAAAATACAGCTTacttgtaattaaattttctcatATGTCAAAATATACGTTAAATTCATTATATTACTTTTATTATGTACTTTTTTTAACTTAAGAAAGGAAATTTACAGAATCGttgattttcttcctttaaaaactaaatattaattacatatgcatttattattttccactttaagttgtattataattatattatattgcGCAAATTTAAAGGTTATTATAGTCGTTGGATATCAAAATTTATAACCAAAAATTAGTTGACAAAATTGATAAAAGCGAATCACTACACGAATTGATTTTAttcaataaaatataataaattataatatttgataattttccatggttatattaaaaaaattaaaattaaaacaatctGTGTatataaatgaaatatattaaaatttgaaagtggaatttttttaataaaagataTCATTGATTATATTACCCATGCGAAACCGCGTTTTTTATTTCAATCCCACTTTTtctgttttttattttaatttgtaattttttattaattttaattttaatttttaaaacgatTCCGCGTTAACACTCAAACGAACTTCTGTTGACTGTCTATTTATTTGGACCGACCATCGTCAATTTTTAATGATTTCTTTACGTGAATGGAAGGGAGAGGAGAAGCGATGGCGGCGGACGCCCCGGGCTCTTTTGGCCTCTTCCGCATGGACGAGATCGAGAAGGTCTTCGCCTGCTATGACGCCAACGGCGACGGTCGGATCTCCGCCTCCGAGCTCGCCGGCGTCCTTCGCGCCCTCGGCCTAGACGCCTCCCCCGCCGAGATCAGCGACATGATAGCCGAGATGGACTCCGACGGAGACGGCTTCGTCGACCTCCAGGAGTTCGCCGACTTCCACCGCCGAAGCGGCGGCGGAGGCGGCGGCGATGGAGACGGCGACAGCAGGGAGCTGAGGGAGGCGTTCGACGTGTACGACCTCGACGGAAACGGGCAGATCTCCGCGGAGGAACTCCATCGGGTGCTGAGTCGTCTCGGGGAGGAGTGCTCCGTCGAGGATTGCGCGCGGATGATCCTATCCGTCGATGTCGACGGCGACGGCAACGTCAACTTTGAGGAGTTCAAGAAGATGATGATCGACGGCGTCGGAGGGAGGTGAAACTCCCCTAGTGCAAAACCACTTCTGCAACAGATCTCTCGTGATTTAGAAGCGCATAAATTAAGGTCGCTGCTCGGCCGTAGCCTTGAACTGTCCCTTGCTTGCTTCTGATTCAAAAGCAATTGCCTTCTATAAAATCGTCACGTTTTTTTTCAAGGAAAGAATATcaataaaatattctaaaatagACATATAAAATGATTAAACCTATCACAATGAAAAAATTTTACCGATGGATACAAAACATTATCTGAATCCTAAGTTTACTTATTTCTAATTTGATCTCTAAATAAATCAGAAATTACACCtgatatttatattattatattcaTAATAATTAAGCCTTAAGTTAATCTTTAATTCTAAATTTGACCATATTACTTTATGACTTATTTAGATGATGacattatatatttataattataattatgatcctaaaattttaataatCTTTCACTGGGTCATATATGTAaacttataaatatattaatcttaATAGGCTCATAACTTTTGTAATCATTGTCATAGGACTTCCTTAACAATCTAGTCCATTAATTATATAGATACGGGATTAATGTAATATATGTTGTATCTATCACAACTAAACCATCAATTGTCAGTTACATCAATATAGTCACATGACAAAGATCAATCATGAACATGTGACATGAAAATTACATGCAAGGTAATCTATTtatgtcaattttcaactggttCTCCTCAACCAATATGAgatcaaaactttaacttaagtTGTATAAAGTATAATCAAATAAACATTTAACTTTATATTTAATCGGAAAATCTCTAAATATACAAGTTTCAATAACATAACTAAACATATATAGAAAACATATAAAGTACAAACTCCCACTAGATCTAACATTCACCAAATTTGATAACACCTAAATAAGTGGTATGCCCATAAAGATATTAGGTGGTAAATCCTTCGTAAAAGGATATGTTATCATGGAATTTGTGCCTATGTATTGTATCAAAATCTATCCACTTTGTACTCTTTAAATTTCTTTCACAACAAGGAACTTGCGGCtctagggggccgctgatgtggcggttccacatttttttcaCATGGAActtaatatttgtgtattttgatTTTGTCAAGCTCCTATTATTGTTAGAATACAAGATAACTAATCTATTGTCACAAAATAATTTCAGTGGCTTCTCAATCCTTCCCAAAATACGCAATCCATAGAGAAAAATTTTCAGTCATATTCCATGATTAGATGTCTCGTAACATAATATAAATTCTGCTGTCATAGTGGAAGAAGTTGTCAATGCTTGTTTGGCACTTCTCTAAGAGATAGCTCTGTCGGTCAACAAAAAAACATAGTCTGAAGTGGATCTTATGCTATCTTAGCACCCACAAAATTAGAGTTAGAATATCCCATGATCT
This region of Zingiber officinale cultivar Zhangliang chromosome 9A, Zo_v1.1, whole genome shotgun sequence genomic DNA includes:
- the LOC122020962 gene encoding probable calcium-binding protein CML18 translates to MEGRGEAMAADAPGSFGLFRMDEIEKVFACYDANGDGRISASELAGVLRALGLDASPAEISDMIAEMDSDGDGFVDLQEFADFHRRSGGGGGGDGDGDSRELREAFDVYDLDGNGQISAEELHRVLSRLGEECSVEDCARMILSVDVDGDGNVNFEEFKKMMIDGVGGR